One Mesorhizobium loti genomic window carries:
- a CDS encoding NADH-ubiquinone oxidoreductase, with amino-acid sequence MKILVLGGYGLIGDAVIGRLLRDGHQVTGLGRDVRDAGRRRPSVRWIAADMSKLLAAEDWLPVVAGMDAVVNAAGALQDGPRDRLDAVHRGSVVALVTACERAGVRCFAQISAIGADLSSANPFFRTKAQGDKAVASSSLEWTILRPGLVISPAAYGGTALLRALAAFPGFVPAVMPRHLIQTVSVTDVAEAVSLAVAGSLPPRLAVDLVEGNARPLADVLLTLRAWLGLPPAKVVPMPAILGRLAGGIADMLGILGWRSPLRSAALAAVARGVTGDATAWNQVSDRPLQPLEATLADMPTNVQERWFARLWLAKPVIFAGLSLFWLVSGIIGLIRQEAAADILVSHGVSASLAHLSVLGGGVADILVGAAVVVRSLARRALLAMMAITLSYLAAATLLVPGLWLDPLGPLVKTIPALCLVLVALAVLDER; translated from the coding sequence ATGAAAATTCTCGTCCTCGGCGGCTATGGGTTGATCGGGGACGCCGTCATCGGCCGCTTGCTTCGCGACGGTCATCAGGTCACCGGCCTCGGCCGCGATGTTCGGGATGCCGGGCGCCGCCGGCCGTCGGTTCGCTGGATCGCGGCGGACATGTCGAAATTGCTTGCCGCTGAAGACTGGCTGCCGGTGGTCGCAGGCATGGACGCGGTGGTCAATGCGGCAGGCGCTTTGCAGGACGGCCCGCGCGACCGCCTCGACGCCGTTCACCGGGGCTCGGTGGTGGCACTCGTCACGGCCTGCGAAAGGGCCGGCGTGCGGTGCTTTGCACAGATCTCCGCGATCGGCGCCGATCTCTCCTCGGCAAATCCTTTCTTCCGCACCAAGGCGCAAGGCGACAAGGCCGTCGCAAGCTCCTCGCTGGAATGGACGATCCTGCGGCCCGGCCTGGTGATCTCGCCTGCCGCCTATGGCGGCACAGCACTTCTGCGCGCCCTTGCGGCATTTCCCGGTTTTGTTCCGGCCGTCATGCCACGCCATCTGATCCAGACCGTTTCGGTCACCGACGTTGCCGAAGCGGTGTCATTGGCAGTCGCCGGATCGCTGCCGCCCAGACTTGCCGTCGATCTCGTCGAAGGCAATGCCAGACCGCTCGCCGATGTCTTGCTGACCCTGCGTGCGTGGCTTGGTCTGCCGCCGGCGAAAGTCGTGCCGATGCCGGCCATTCTTGGCCGGCTGGCAGGTGGCATAGCTGATATGCTTGGCATTCTTGGTTGGCGATCTCCGTTGCGCAGTGCAGCCCTTGCCGCGGTGGCGCGCGGCGTGACAGGCGATGCCACGGCCTGGAACCAGGTCTCCGACCGTCCGCTTCAGCCGCTGGAAGCAACGCTGGCCGACATGCCCACAAATGTCCAGGAACGATGGTTTGCCCGGCTCTGGCTGGCGAAGCCTGTCATCTTCGCTGGTCTGTCCCTGTTCTGGCTCGTTTCGGGCATCATCGGCCTGATCCGGCAAGAGGCAGCGGCGGATATCCTTGTTTCGCACGGCGTGTCGGCGAGCCTCGCCCATCTGTCGGTTCTTGGCGGAGGTGTGGCGGATATCCTGGTCGGCGCGGCTGTCGTGGTCCGATCCCTGGCCCGGCGCGCGCTGCTGGCGATGATGGCGATCACGCTGTCCTATCTAGCTGCGGCGACGCTTCTTGTCCCCGGTCTATGGCTTGATCCGCTGGGACCGCTGGTCAAGACGATCCCCGCGCTTTGCCTGGTGCTGGTGGCGCTCGCGGTGCTCGACGAGCGATGA
- a CDS encoding phenazine biosynthesis protein PhzF family protein, producing the protein MPTLIMYQADAFADRVFQGNPAAVLILEDWLPEEVMQAVANENNLVETAFARPNGAGWDLRWFTPVHEAEFCGHATLATAHVLAEAYNVSGDMAFATRVGEIRVSQHDGAYRLDLPCFPPQPLDLELTRTLQDSVSARPVACFRNFENLFVELADEAAVRSFVPDLFKIAAFDPLGVVVTARGGGHDFVSRYFAPAAGIPEDPVTGSIHATLVPYWAEKLGKTHLSASQCSQRGGHLLCELADDRVLISGRAKTFMKAEIYLPD; encoded by the coding sequence GTGCCAACACTGATCATGTATCAGGCCGATGCTTTCGCCGATCGGGTTTTTCAGGGCAACCCGGCGGCCGTCCTCATTCTGGAGGACTGGCTTCCGGAAGAGGTCATGCAGGCCGTTGCCAATGAGAACAATTTGGTTGAGACCGCCTTCGCGCGACCGAATGGCGCGGGGTGGGACCTACGTTGGTTCACGCCGGTGCATGAGGCCGAGTTCTGCGGCCACGCGACGCTCGCCACAGCACATGTGCTTGCTGAGGCTTACAACGTTTCTGGCGACATGGCCTTTGCGACGCGGGTCGGCGAGATCAGGGTTTCGCAACATGACGGTGCCTATCGGCTCGACCTGCCATGCTTCCCGCCACAGCCGCTCGATCTCGAATTGACACGCACGCTTCAGGACAGCGTATCGGCCAGACCAGTCGCGTGCTTTCGCAATTTCGAGAACCTGTTCGTCGAGCTTGCCGATGAAGCCGCCGTGCGATCTTTCGTTCCCGATCTATTCAAGATCGCGGCCTTCGACCCGCTCGGTGTCGTTGTCACCGCGCGGGGCGGCGGCCATGATTTCGTGTCGCGCTACTTCGCTCCGGCAGCGGGCATTCCCGAGGACCCTGTGACCGGTTCGATCCATGCGACGCTGGTGCCGTACTGGGCTGAAAAGCTTGGCAAGACCCATCTGTCGGCGTCCCAATGCTCCCAGCGCGGCGGCCATTTGCTGTGCGAGCTTGCGGATGACCGCGTGCTGATCAGCGGTCGCGCCAAAACCTTCATGAAGGCGGAAATCTATCTTCCCGATTGA
- a CDS encoding glutathione S-transferase, whose product MTKPILYGADYSAYVRIARMALEEKSIDYELVPLDIFAAEGIPAWYLEHHPFGRIPAFEHDGFRLFETNAIARYVDEAFDGPALQPADARGRARMGQMTGMLDAYGYRAMVWDVAVERLEKAQPDEVLIAGGLRQAETVLRVLTSLKAPGPWLLGDQLTLADLHAAPIVGYFVKVAEGQKLLAQFADIQGWYTRIAARASFARTEKAE is encoded by the coding sequence ATGACCAAGCCGATCCTCTACGGCGCGGACTACAGCGCTTACGTGCGCATCGCGCGGATGGCGCTGGAGGAAAAGAGCATCGACTACGAGCTGGTACCGCTCGATATCTTTGCCGCCGAAGGCATCCCGGCCTGGTATCTCGAGCATCACCCGTTCGGCCGCATCCCGGCCTTCGAGCATGACGGTTTCCGCCTGTTCGAGACAAATGCGATCGCGCGCTATGTCGACGAAGCCTTCGATGGTCCGGCGCTGCAGCCCGCCGATGCGCGCGGACGCGCCAGGATGGGCCAGATGACAGGCATGCTCGACGCCTATGGCTACCGCGCCATGGTCTGGGACGTTGCCGTCGAACGGCTGGAAAAGGCGCAGCCGGATGAGGTCCTGATCGCCGGCGGGCTGCGGCAGGCGGAGACGGTGCTCAGGGTGCTCACCTCACTCAAGGCGCCGGGCCCGTGGTTGCTGGGTGACCAGTTGACGCTCGCCGACCTGCATGCGGCTCCGATCGTCGGCTATTTCGTCAAGGTTGCCGAAGGCCAAAAGCTGCTGGCGCAGTTCGCCGACATACAAGGCTGGTATACCCGCATTGCCGCTCGTGCGAGCTTTGCCCGCACCGAGAAAGCCGAATAG
- a CDS encoding isocitrate dehydrogenase, with product MAKIKVANPVVELDGDEMTRIIWQFIKDKLIHPYLDLKLEYYDLGIEHRDATNDQVTIDSANAIKKYGVGVKCATITPDEQRVEEFKLKKMWKSPNGTIRNILGGTIFREPIIMKNVPRLVPGWTKPIIVGRHAFGDQYRATDFRFPGKGKLTIKFVGEDGQVIEHDVFDAPGAGVAMAMYNLDESIREFARASLNYGLLRNYPVYLSTKNTILKAYDGRFKDIFQEVYEAEFEAEFKAKKLWYEHRLIDDMVASSLKWSGGYVWACKNYDGDVQSDTVAQGFGSLGLMTSVLMTPDGKTVEAEAAHGTVTRHYRQHQKGEETSTNSIASIFAWTRGLAHRAKLDDNAELKRFAETLEKVCIQTVESGFMTKDLSLLIGPDQPWLSTTGFLDKIDENLQKAMA from the coding sequence ATGGCGAAGATCAAGGTGGCGAACCCGGTCGTCGAACTCGACGGCGACGAGATGACCCGCATCATCTGGCAGTTCATCAAGGACAAGCTGATCCACCCTTATCTCGACCTGAAGCTGGAATATTACGACCTCGGCATCGAGCATCGCGACGCAACCAACGACCAGGTGACGATCGATTCGGCCAACGCCATCAAGAAATACGGCGTCGGCGTGAAATGCGCGACGATCACCCCCGACGAGCAGCGCGTCGAGGAGTTCAAGCTGAAGAAGATGTGGAAGTCGCCGAACGGCACCATCCGCAACATCCTCGGCGGCACCATCTTCCGCGAGCCGATCATCATGAAGAACGTGCCGCGGCTGGTGCCCGGCTGGACCAAGCCGATCATCGTCGGCCGCCACGCCTTCGGCGACCAGTACCGCGCCACCGACTTCCGCTTCCCCGGCAAAGGCAAGCTGACCATCAAGTTCGTCGGCGAAGATGGCCAGGTGATCGAGCATGACGTGTTCGACGCGCCCGGCGCCGGTGTCGCCATGGCCATGTACAATCTCGACGAGTCGATCCGCGAATTCGCCCGCGCCTCGCTGAACTACGGCCTGCTGCGCAACTACCCGGTCTATCTGTCGACCAAGAACACCATCCTCAAGGCCTATGACGGACGCTTCAAGGACATTTTCCAGGAAGTCTACGAGGCTGAATTCGAGGCGGAGTTCAAGGCGAAGAAGCTGTGGTACGAGCACCGCCTGATCGACGACATGGTGGCGTCGAGCCTGAAATGGTCGGGCGGCTATGTCTGGGCCTGCAAGAACTATGACGGCGACGTGCAGTCGGACACGGTGGCTCAGGGCTTTGGCTCGCTCGGCCTGATGACCTCGGTGCTGATGACCCCGGACGGCAAGACGGTGGAAGCGGAAGCGGCGCACGGCACCGTCACCCGCCATTACCGCCAGCACCAGAAGGGCGAGGAAACCTCGACTAATTCCATCGCCTCGATCTTCGCCTGGACGCGCGGCCTCGCCCACCGCGCCAAGCTCGACGACAATGCCGAGCTGAAGCGCTTTGCCGAGACGCTGGAAAAGGTCTGCATCCAGACGGTCGAGAGCGGCTTCATGACCAAGGACCTGTCGCTGCTGATCGGTCCCGACCAGCCCTGGCTGTCGACCACCGGCTTCCTCGACAAGATCGACGAGAATTTGCAGAAGGCGATGGCGTAA
- a CDS encoding RNA methyltransferase: MTIMPVTKDPDNAPAAGPAIILVEPQLGENIGMVARAMANFGLSELRLVNPRDGWPSEKARAAASRADHVIDAVTVYEDLASALADLNFVFATTARQRDGFKAVRGPVEAGRVLRARHDMGQRTGILFGRERFGLYNDEVGLADEIVTFPVDPDFSSLNIAQAALLMSYEWMKSGLEDETKTNFSGPEMKPASKEELHGLFAYLEGALEARGYFRPAPKKPKMVDNLRAVLTRAGFAEPELKVLRGIISSLDRFSPAMPRGDGSPGDDPRRLPAAARAGNAESDRPAHRPAGDDEDAPPLGGKGTDND, encoded by the coding sequence TTGACAATCATGCCCGTCACCAAAGATCCCGATAACGCTCCAGCCGCTGGTCCGGCCATCATCCTCGTCGAGCCGCAGCTTGGCGAGAACATCGGCATGGTCGCCCGCGCCATGGCCAATTTCGGTCTGTCGGAGTTGCGCCTCGTCAACCCGCGCGATGGCTGGCCAAGCGAGAAGGCGCGCGCCGCCGCCAGCCGCGCCGACCATGTCATCGACGCCGTCACCGTTTACGAGGACCTGGCCTCGGCGCTTGCCGACCTGAACTTCGTCTTCGCCACAACCGCCAGGCAGCGCGACGGTTTCAAAGCCGTGCGTGGTCCTGTAGAGGCCGGCAGGGTGCTGCGCGCCCGTCACGACATGGGGCAGCGCACCGGCATCCTGTTCGGCCGCGAGCGCTTCGGTCTCTACAATGACGAGGTCGGACTTGCCGACGAGATCGTCACCTTTCCCGTCGATCCCGATTTCTCCTCGCTCAACATCGCCCAAGCGGCGCTGCTGATGTCCTATGAGTGGATGAAGTCCGGCCTCGAGGACGAGACCAAGACCAATTTTTCAGGGCCGGAGATGAAGCCGGCCAGCAAGGAAGAGCTGCACGGCCTGTTCGCTTATCTCGAAGGCGCACTGGAAGCGCGCGGCTATTTCCGGCCGGCGCCGAAGAAGCCGAAAATGGTCGACAATCTGCGTGCCGTGCTGACGCGTGCCGGCTTTGCCGAGCCGGAGCTCAAGGTGCTGCGCGGCATCATCTCGTCCCTCGACAGGTTCTCGCCGGCGATGCCGCGCGGCGATGGTTCGCCGGGCGATGATCCAAGGCGGCTTCCGGCCGCCGCGCGCGCCGGCAACGCAGAATCCGATCGCCCGGCGCACCGGCCTGCCGGTGACGATGAGGACGCACCGCCGCTGGGCGGCAAGGGAACCGACAATGACTGA
- a CDS encoding glutamate racemase, whose product MTDQPILMFDSGVGGLTVLREARVLMPDRRFVYVADDAAFPFGAWEEPALRTHILELFAKLLDRFTPAISVIACNTASTLVIDALRDRFPGHPFVGTVPAVKPAAERTRSGLVSVLATPGTVKRQYTRDLISKWAQKCHVRLVGSDRLAGLAEVYMREGFVDEEAVRAEISPCFMEHEGLRTDIVVLACTHYPFLVNRMRKTAPWPVDWIDPAEAIARRALSLLPPVDGPLPQGEPDIAVFTSGKADFAVSRLMQGFGLVVS is encoded by the coding sequence ATGACTGACCAGCCGATCCTGATGTTCGATTCCGGCGTCGGCGGGCTGACCGTGTTGCGCGAGGCGCGCGTGCTGATGCCGGACCGGCGCTTCGTCTATGTCGCGGACGATGCCGCCTTTCCGTTTGGCGCCTGGGAGGAACCTGCGCTGCGGACACACATATTGGAACTGTTCGCCAAGCTGCTTGACAGGTTCACGCCGGCGATTTCCGTCATCGCCTGCAACACCGCCTCGACGCTGGTGATCGATGCGCTGCGCGACAGATTTCCGGGCCATCCCTTCGTTGGCACCGTGCCGGCGGTCAAGCCGGCGGCGGAGCGCACCCGCTCGGGTCTGGTTTCGGTGCTGGCGACGCCGGGCACGGTGAAGCGGCAATACACGCGCGACCTGATCAGCAAATGGGCGCAGAAATGCCATGTCCGCCTGGTTGGCAGCGACAGGCTGGCGGGGCTTGCCGAAGTCTATATGCGCGAGGGCTTTGTCGACGAGGAAGCCGTGCGCGCCGAGATCTCGCCCTGCTTCATGGAGCATGAGGGGCTCAGGACCGACATCGTCGTGCTGGCCTGCACGCACTATCCCTTCCTGGTCAACCGCATGCGCAAGACCGCACCCTGGCCGGTCGACTGGATCGATCCGGCCGAAGCGATCGCCCGGCGGGCGCTCTCACTGCTGCCGCCCGTCGATGGGCCGCTGCCACAAGGCGAGCCCGATATCGCGGTCTTCACGTCAGGCAAGGCGGATTTCGCCGTCAGCCGGCTGATGCAGGGGTTCGGGCTGGTCGTGAGCTAG
- a CDS encoding ribonuclease codes for MKSLTDPSQALSTGLAKIRTEFHVPDGFPAGVVAAAEAAARRVPNQHADRTDMPFVTLDPAASTDLDQAFSIEASSRDLLLHYAIADVAWFVEDGDAVDVEAWNRGQTLYLPDGKAGLYPPVLAEAAASLLPDGPRPAVIFTVRVAEDGAVKLDCVERAIIQSRAKLAYDSVRASDVPSDFAELARRIAANEERRGASRVDPPEQEVERLADGTFRLAFRPLLQSEQDNAALSLAANMAIADAMLAHKTGLFRVMSGPDASKVQRLRNAAQALGLSWPASTGLRDYQRTLDPADPKQAALMLEIRRAGNGASYQPYVEGVVPWHEAMAATYAHATAPLRRLADRYVVRCALAIANGQPVPQAVSDAFAGLPKVMGRADARASQINHAAIELAEAVMLRGREGETFKAVVTDFVDHGVRVQLADMPVVATVKATGLRQGDGLTLKLVLADADQRSIVFEPV; via the coding sequence ATGAAGTCGCTGACAGACCCCTCACAAGCTCTCTCCACCGGCCTGGCGAAAATCCGCACCGAATTCCACGTGCCGGATGGATTTCCGGCAGGCGTCGTGGCAGCCGCGGAAGCGGCGGCCAGACGTGTGCCGAACCAGCATGCCGATCGAACTGATATGCCCTTCGTCACGCTCGATCCAGCGGCCTCCACCGATCTTGACCAGGCGTTCTCGATCGAGGCGAGCAGCCGTGATCTTCTGCTGCATTATGCCATTGCCGACGTGGCCTGGTTCGTCGAGGACGGCGACGCGGTGGATGTCGAAGCCTGGAACCGGGGCCAAACGCTTTACCTGCCGGACGGCAAGGCCGGGCTCTATCCCCCGGTGCTTGCCGAGGCTGCGGCGAGCTTGTTGCCGGATGGACCGCGTCCAGCTGTCATCTTCACGGTTCGGGTCGCCGAAGACGGCGCGGTGAAGCTGGACTGTGTGGAACGGGCAATCATTCAAAGCCGCGCGAAGCTCGCCTATGACAGCGTGAGGGCCTCCGACGTTCCGTCCGACTTCGCCGAATTGGCGCGGCGCATTGCGGCAAACGAAGAGCGTCGCGGCGCTTCCCGCGTCGACCCGCCCGAGCAGGAGGTGGAAAGGCTCGCCGACGGCACCTTCCGGCTTGCCTTCAGACCGCTCCTGCAATCCGAGCAGGACAATGCAGCACTTTCGCTGGCCGCCAATATGGCGATTGCCGACGCCATGCTGGCGCACAAGACCGGGCTGTTCAGGGTCATGTCCGGGCCGGACGCTTCCAAGGTGCAAAGACTGCGCAACGCCGCACAGGCCCTCGGTCTGTCCTGGCCGGCCTCTACCGGCCTGCGCGACTACCAGCGCACGCTTGACCCGGCCGACCCGAAACAGGCGGCGTTGATGCTGGAAATCCGCCGTGCAGGCAACGGCGCGTCCTACCAGCCCTATGTGGAGGGCGTTGTCCCCTGGCATGAAGCGATGGCCGCCACCTATGCCCACGCCACCGCACCACTCAGGCGGCTGGCCGACCGCTACGTCGTGCGCTGCGCGCTGGCAATCGCCAACGGTCAGCCCGTGCCGCAGGCCGTCAGCGATGCGTTCGCTGGATTGCCGAAGGTGATGGGACGTGCGGATGCCCGCGCCTCGCAGATCAACCATGCGGCCATCGAGCTTGCCGAGGCGGTCATGCTCAGGGGACGCGAGGGGGAAACGTTCAAAGCCGTTGTCACCGACTTCGTCGACCATGGCGTGCGCGTTCAGCTTGCCGACATGCCTGTCGTTGCCACCGTGAAGGCCACAGGGCTGAGACAGGGCGACGGTCTGACGCTAAAACTGGTGTTGGCCGATGCGGATCAACGCAGCATCGTCTTCGAACCTGTTTAA
- a CDS encoding excinuclease ABC subunit B codes for MPATSKAQQKAAGAALSAKRGETKKTELKGASREMYDSMSEKQLEEFAETKRNGLPEKKSKE; via the coding sequence ATGCCAGCCACTTCGAAAGCCCAGCAGAAAGCCGCAGGCGCCGCACTCTCCGCCAAGCGCGGCGAGACGAAGAAGACCGAACTCAAGGGCGCTTCACGCGAAATGTATGATTCGATGAGCGAAAAGCAGCTTGAGGAATTCGCCGAAACGAAGCGCAACGGGCTGCCGGAAAAGAAGTCGAAAGAGTGA
- a CDS encoding 30S ribosomal protein S4, whose translation MSKRESAKYKIDRRLGENIWGRPKSPVNKREYGPGQHGQRRKGKLSDFGLQLRAKQKLKGHYGDVSEKQFRKVYEEADRRKGDTSENLIGLLESRLDAVVYRAKFVPTIFAARQFVNHGHVNVNGKRVNIGSYRCKPGDVVEVREKSKQLVIVLESVGLAERDVPDYIEADHNKMVATFSRIPGLADVPFAVQMEPNLVVEFYSR comes from the coding sequence ATGAGCAAGCGCGAATCCGCTAAATACAAGATCGACCGCCGTCTCGGCGAAAATATCTGGGGCCGCCCGAAGTCCCCGGTCAACAAGCGTGAATACGGCCCGGGCCAGCACGGCCAGCGCCGCAAGGGCAAGCTTTCCGATTTCGGCCTGCAGCTGCGCGCCAAGCAGAAGCTGAAGGGTCACTATGGCGACGTTTCGGAAAAGCAGTTCCGCAAGGTCTATGAAGAGGCCGATCGCCGCAAGGGCGACACCTCGGAGAACCTGATCGGCCTGCTCGAGTCGCGTCTCGACGCGGTCGTCTACCGCGCCAAGTTCGTGCCGACCATTTTCGCCGCCCGTCAGTTCGTCAACCACGGCCACGTCAACGTCAACGGCAAGCGCGTCAACATCGGCTCGTACCGCTGCAAGCCGGGCGACGTCGTTGAAGTGCGCGAAAAGTCGAAGCAGCTGGTCATCGTGCTGGAATCGGTCGGCCTCGCCGAGCGCGACGTGCCGGACTATATCGAAGCCGATCACAACAAGATGGTCGCGACCTTCTCGCGCATCCCCGGCCTGGCGGACGTTCCGTTCGCCGTCCAGATGGAACCGAACCTGGTCGTCGAATTCTACTCGCGCTGA
- a CDS encoding C32 tRNA thiolase yields MAHPLCGFDSPADALIRADVTSRGRRAMNMQPDIETLEPAAEGGSHPLFADVPSSVEFNKLRKRLLRLTRQAIEDFSMVEPGQRWLVALSGGKDSYGLLATLLDLKWRGLLPVELLACNLDQGQPNFPKHILPDYLDANGIAHRIEYQDTYSVVTDKLPEGSTYCSLCSRLRRGHLYRIAREEGCSALVLGHHREDILETFFMNLFHGGRLAAMPPKLLNDEGDVMVLRPLSYCAEIDLEKFAAAMRFPIIPCDLCGSQEGLQRNAMKAMLEDIEKRMPGRKDTMIRALSNTRPSHLLDRKLFDFAALNQTLITGQDASDDI; encoded by the coding sequence TTGGCACATCCGCTTTGCGGTTTCGATTCTCCGGCCGATGCGCTAATCCGGGCGGACGTCACATCCCGGGGCCGCCGCGCCATGAACATGCAGCCAGACATAGAGACGCTTGAACCGGCCGCCGAAGGCGGCTCCCATCCGCTGTTCGCCGATGTGCCGTCCTCGGTCGAGTTCAACAAATTGCGCAAGCGGCTGCTGCGGCTGACCCGCCAGGCGATCGAGGATTTCTCGATGGTGGAGCCGGGCCAGCGCTGGCTGGTCGCGCTGTCGGGCGGCAAGGATTCCTACGGCTTGCTTGCCACGCTGCTCGACCTCAAATGGCGCGGGCTGCTACCGGTCGAATTGCTAGCCTGCAATCTCGATCAGGGCCAGCCGAATTTCCCCAAGCACATTCTGCCCGATTACCTCGACGCCAACGGCATTGCCCACCGCATCGAGTACCAGGACACCTATTCGGTGGTCACCGACAAGCTGCCTGAGGGCAGCACCTATTGCTCGCTCTGCTCGCGGCTGCGGCGCGGTCATCTCTATCGCATCGCGCGCGAGGAGGGGTGTTCGGCGCTGGTGCTCGGCCATCACCGCGAGGACATTCTCGAAACCTTCTTCATGAACCTGTTCCATGGCGGCCGTCTTGCCGCAATGCCGCCAAAGCTGCTCAACGACGAAGGCGACGTCATGGTGCTGCGGCCGCTGAGCTATTGCGCAGAAATCGACCTCGAGAAATTCGCCGCGGCGATGCGGTTCCCGATCATCCCTTGCGACCTCTGCGGCAGCCAGGAAGGCCTCCAGCGCAACGCCATGAAGGCGATGCTGGAGGACATTGAAAAGCGCATGCCCGGCCGCAAGGACACGATGATCCGCGCGCTGTCCAACACCAGGCCATCGCATCTGCTCGACCGGAAACTGTTCGATTTCGCCGCTCTGAACCAGACCCTCATCACAGGACAAGACGCTTCCGATGACATTTGA
- a CDS encoding monophosphatase-like protein, which translates to MTFDDNAIDWLASLLAEAADTEIMPRFRRLGDGDVRQKTSAADLVTEADVNAERLITARLRQRYPGAMVVGEEACSDDPALLDGLGDADLAFVIDPVDGTFNFASGVPLFGVMLGVVVKGETVAGIIHDPVGKDWLIGAKGAGSHIRHAHGSLETVRVAASAPISGMTGAVSWQYMAEPDRTRLACNQTKTLSQFNYRCAAHEYRLLASGHGHFVVYNKLMPWDHLAGVLIHAEAGGHAARFDGTAYLPSHVGGGLLVAPDRESWQELRRELWAG; encoded by the coding sequence ATGACATTTGACGACAATGCGATCGACTGGCTGGCCAGCCTGCTGGCCGAGGCCGCCGACACCGAAATCATGCCCCGTTTTCGCCGGCTGGGCGATGGCGACGTCAGGCAGAAGACCTCCGCCGCCGATCTGGTGACGGAAGCCGATGTCAACGCCGAGCGGCTGATCACCGCCAGGCTGCGCCAGCGCTATCCCGGCGCCATGGTTGTCGGCGAGGAAGCCTGTTCCGACGATCCGGCGCTGCTCGATGGTCTGGGCGATGCCGATCTGGCCTTCGTCATCGACCCTGTCGACGGCACCTTCAACTTCGCCTCCGGCGTGCCGCTGTTCGGCGTCATGCTTGGCGTCGTGGTCAAGGGTGAGACGGTCGCCGGCATCATCCACGATCCGGTCGGCAAGGACTGGCTGATCGGCGCCAAGGGTGCCGGCAGCCATATCCGCCACGCGCATGGCAGCCTGGAGACAGTGCGGGTTGCGGCAAGCGCGCCGATCTCAGGGATGACCGGGGCGGTCTCCTGGCAATATATGGCCGAGCCCGACCGCACGCGGCTGGCCTGCAACCAGACCAAGACGCTGTCGCAGTTCAACTACCGCTGCGCCGCCCACGAATACCGCTTGCTGGCGAGTGGCCACGGCCATTTCGTCGTCTACAACAAGCTGATGCCGTGGGACCATCTCGCCGGGGTGCTGATCCATGCCGAGGCCGGCGGCCATGCCGCGCGCTTCGACGGCACAGCCTACCTGCCGTCGCATGTCGGCGGCGGTCTGCTGGTCGCGCCCGACCGGGAAAGCTGGCAGGAGTTGCGCCGCGAACTGTGGGCTGGGTAG